CTAAGACAATAGATATTATTCAGAACTAATGGCAGCTTCATTTGTGTAACAGATGAATCAGACAGCAAAAAGGTTGAATCAAACAATGAACATAGCCCAGTGGAAAGTGGAACTAATGCAATGACTGAGGAAGGGCAAAACAGCTTATGTCAAGGGAGCATTAGGGAAGGGTTACATAACATAATTTCATCCCAACTGGCGGGCGTTGTATCTCAGACATCTGGAGATTTTCCAATTGATCAAAATCCTGAAAAGGTAGGGTCATTCTCGGATAGCATCTCAGAAATAGAAGACCTGCCAAGCACTGCACagttcaatatttattataacaGGACTTCATTCAGAGAGCTTTTAGAGATGGCAAGTTCAACCATGTTGCATGATGTTAATGGCCAAAGAAGCAAATCAACTGAGAGCTTCACAGGAAAAAGCAATCAGTTCATAGACCTGAACCATGACAACCAGATAGGAAACTTGGAAAAATCAGATGCTATTCCATACACTTCAGAAACACCCGCCACCAAAGAATATACTTCGGAAGTAACCCGAAATTCTGGAGCTAACTGCTGTGATCCTCTAACAATAGAGTCCGACTCGAAAGCTGCAGTTGCCAATTCTCAAGGTATTCTATCCCCACTCCATCTCTTGCAGCAAATTAATCATGACCATAATGTTTTTCACATTTCAGAACAAACCCAAGAACCAAagcagaaagaaagagaaaaggatgTTGTTAATCCCAACCATGAAAAGAGGAAAGGAGAGGGTAAGAAAAAATCTGCCTCAGTAAAACCAAAAagcaagaaagaagagaaaaagaacttTGATTGGGATAGTTTAAGAGTACAAGCACAAGCTCAAGCAGGGAAAAGAGAAAAGACAGAGAAGACCATGGACTCTGTGGACTGGGATGCTGTGAGACGTGCAGATGTCAGTGAAATATCCAAAACAATCAAAGAAAGGGGCATGAACAACATGCTTGCTGAACGTATTCAGGTAGAATTCCAGATCATGAAGTGATTCTACTGTAATCCTATATTTAAATACTAAACAGATTATGCCAAATGAATTACTGTGCAGAATTTCCTCAATCTATTGGTTGACAAGCACAAGGGCATTGATCTTGAGTGGCTGAGAGACGTTCCACCTGACCAGGCAAAGTAAGTATAGATATTATCAAACTACTTTAATATCATATATCCAAATTGGTAGCGTTCGCACACCAAAATCCTGAACCCTCAGTTTCACTAGAATCATATATAGACATGCATAAATACACGAAATTAGTTTTATTCATGCAAGCAGAAAAAGAGCATTATgttaattcaatttatttatacgTCCAGAGAATTCTTGCTCAGCATCAGGGGATTGGGATTGAAAAGTGTGGAGTGTATTCGACTCTTAACACTGCACCATCTTGCTTTTCCGGTATGTTGaaaacactagtacaaaactTAAGGATTATGGAATATATTGACAGTTTATTGCCTCAATAGGTGGACACAAATGTTGGACGCATAGTGGTTCGTTTGGGATGGGTACCAATCCAGCCACTGCCAGAGTCACTACAGTTGCATGTTCTAGAATTGTGAGTTCCACGACAATAAATAGCATGAGGCTGTAATTCAGACAGAAAATAAGAGCTAACCTGACATCATTGTGCTGTATAGGTACCCAGTGTTGGATGCGGTACAAAAATATCTCTGGCCTCGACTCTGCAAGCTAGACCAAAGAACATTGTAatgattattttcaatttaaagttatatattaaatgatacAAGTATCTTCTAGTTGCTGATTAAATTTTTCCTTTAGATTTAGTTTTTATCAACTGccaacatgaataattatacAATATGATATTTCACACTTCTGGTTAAATTCTCCATCGTGATTAAACTCCctaaattgattttttgttttattgatatttgCTGAAGGTATGAGCTGCACTACCAATTGATTACATTTGGAAAGGTAAATTACATTTTCTCATTTATCAGAGGGATGGCCATAGTTCAATGAAACCCTGTTATGACTGGggaaataaaatcaattcatgCAGGTATTCTGTACTAAAAGCAAACCGAATTGCAATGCATGCCCAATGAGAGGGGAATGCAGACACTTTGCAAGTGCCTTTGCAAGGTATGATGACTACGATTAGGTGCATAGAATTGTTTGGGGATTAAATGATGAAAGGCGCGTAATGAGTTCGGATAAACACACTTACATGTAAACGATATTAAATATTGCAGTGCAAGACTTGCCCTGCCAGGACCAGAGGAGGAGAGAATGCCGAACACAAGTGGAAACAATGCAACCGAGCGGAAGGCATCACAAGTTATAAATCAAACGACCTTGCTTTTCCATGAAAATCCAATTGAAGGGGCACTTCAACAAAACAAGAACGTTCACGCTATAGTTGAAATGCCAGCAAGTCCAGATCCAGAACGTTCCAAATTTTCACAAGGTGATATAGAGGACGCCTTCAAAAAGGATTCATTTGAAATTCCAGACATAAAAGTAGACATGACAAAGTTCGCTTTGAGCATACAAAACTATGTGCAACAAAACATGGAACTTCAAGAAGGAGAAATGTCAAAGGCCTTGGTTGCTTTAAATCCAGATGTGGCATGCATCCCTACACCCAAGCTGAAGAATGTGAGCAAGTTGAGAACAGAGCATTACGTGTAAGTAGCAAAACCAATTCATCTCAGACTACTTAACTGGACtacaaaaaagttaatatttaaaaacgCGAATGGGAAAATAACTCAAAAAAGCTGCAAAAGCAAGTAACACATGATGTACAATTTCCATGTGTCCAGAATAAAACTAACCTTGCAATATGGAAAAACGAATAGTTACCactaacaacaaaaaataacaggAATCCTTGCAAATTATTCTGATAGTGTTTTGTGTTTCTTGCAGTTATGAACTACCCGACTCACATCCTCTTCTGAAAGGGGTTAGTTATTgatacatcaattaaaaataatagtgtTTTATTACATCTGCccattttattaatcaattatcaacCACAGTGGCAAACGCGAGAACCAGATGATCCAGGCAAATACCTTCTAGCTATATGGACCCCAGGTTAACAAAAATAACATGACACCATGATCCTTCTAAATTGATTTGGATTAAATGTAGTTTTTGTATCAACTTAcagatatatattattattttggttttcTGGTGTTTTTCGTGTTGCCAAACACATTGTATACCACAGGGGAGACAGCAGACTCCATACAGCCACCAGAAAGAAAATGCAGCTCTCAGGATAGTGGCCAGCTTtgtaaagaaaatgaatgttATGAATGCAACAGTTTCCGTGAAGTAAATTCAAAGATAGTTCGAGGAACTATCCTGGTATGAATGCTTTAATCATGCATTGCTTATGAATTGGTTTTGCTACTGGCTAGAGATGTAATTAGCATATATGAATTTATGAATAGATACCATGTCGAACAGCTATGAGAGGGAGCTTTCCACTAAACGGGACCTACTTTCAAGTCAATGAGGTAAACGAGAATTGTTATCCGTTATGAAAGCTACTCACATCATGTGGTTTAAATTACgtactaaaatataatttgctACAGGTTTTTGCTGATAATGAGTCAAGTTTAAACCCAATTAGTGTTCCCCGTAGTTGGATCTGGAACCTCGGTAGGAGAACAGTATATTTTGGAACCTCCGTGTCATCGATTTTTAAAGGTAgctttataaaaactaaaatataatagatatatgtatacaaaacaattaaactgtgttttttttttcaaccagGCTTATCGACACAAGACATTCAACAATGCTTTTGGAGAGGTAAGATGTGGCTCCCGGAATGTGATCCTGCTAATTATTATTCAACTACGCTTAATTGTTCAAACTTAAGCAGAAACATACACTCCAGAAATCCCTTGAACTCACTACCGAAATCTGCAAAACGTAGTTttcctaataaaataattaaaaacagtaATCTACAGGTTAGGCAAGTGACTAGATAGCCAAATATATCTAATTGGGCAAAATATGTTTTGCAGGATATGTATGCGTGCGAGGATTTGACAGGGAAAGGAGAGCGCCTCGGCCACTGTTGGCTAGATTGCACTTCACAGCTAGCAGGACGCCTAAGACGCCTAAGACGCCTAAGACGCCTAAGACGCCTAAGACGCCTAAGACGCCTAAGAAAAAGGGTAACACCGAAAAGATGTTGAAACAACAAAGtgatttaaacaaaacaaaaaatcagCCAGAATTGTTTTCCAGTATTCAGGAGACCAGTGAAGCGCCGAGACAATAGAAGTTATTAAATATTCATCTTGTATCCTGTGTATTATAGGAGAGTCATTGTCGTGGTAAAATACTAGGCAATTTTCTCAGTTTAGGACTAGGACAAAGAGAGTATAGTGGCACCAAATTTGCTTTATAGGTCGGTGTAGATCGAAGAGGTATGTGAAAACTCAAAATAGTTGTACTCATCAACATTCTTCTAGATTGCAATTTATGTATTGCAATTGACTACTACGGGTTGTAGTATTTATCAGATTTTAACTTGAATTTCAATTTCTCAGATGCATATATATGACAAGCTTTGCAATTCTTCCATTTCCTAGATCTGCTAATGACAAATTAAGATCTTAAATTtcaaagtaaagataaaaaatcgTACGAAAACATGAACAGTGACGAGAGCACCATAAAGAAACCAATCGGACACTGCCGTAGTATATTTATGCAATCGAAGCTTTAGAACGAcgaataaaaaaagtaacacAAAGAGCTTTCAGATCAAGAAGAATACCTCATCGGGCCTCCGCCCTCAGTAGCGGAGCCGAAAAAGTGACCTGCGTTAAGAATGAGGAACGATGTAGGTGCAGGCAGGTGAGTAGAATGGTTGGGGTGAAGAGGTATATATAGTACCATTTTTTGCCGCCTTAgatccattttcattttccctCCCTTTTTTACTTGACTTTTTTGCCGCCTGCAAGAGGTAAATCTAGTCTTCAGCTGCGAGGGTCCCACTTCCCTGCagtagataaatatttaaatattattcattctgttttagttaattttatagaaattaaagTTGTCGttttaatatcatataatctttttaagtaaaaactgtgattttattaagaaagaaacatccaaaattttaaagtaaCATAAGAGTTTAATAGTTATGTTGTAAATAAAGTTGTGAAAGTTAGTCTACGGTGCAATGAATCAAACTAATAAAactacaattaaaaaaaatataagttaatttgaTTCAGCTCAACAAGTTAAATGGACTCAGCTCGATTTTGAATAAGAAATTTTTAACGGGCTAAGTCAagccattttttttcctttaacttgtaaatttattttgtattatcactcaataactttttttttcttactgaTTACTGACAAACTAGTTTCTAATTAcgtaaaatgttaaaaaatataagtatttatctttaaatttttacatttaatcaaatagttaaaataaattaaaagtattagtAAAAATGGTTTTCATAAATTCAAAAACGAATCACCTGTTCTAATGAGTTTTGATTTAAtcatattatacatttttttacctctctttttatttataaatctatCATTCTtatcctatatatatatatatatatatatatatatatatatatatatatatatatatatatatatatatatatatatatgttaatgaCTTTTTTACTCTTTATGAATCCTTTTCCTATGATAAAAATACATACAATGAACATGAAAAGATTGGAATGCTTAATAACAATGTAAGATCGTAAGCACATACAGATGAATAAAAGGggaaattatgaacaaaacttTAAGCACTAAAATCTGAAATCCATCGATAAAAAACAGTCGGTTGaaaatttggatttaaaaaaattaaacaattaaactaatgataatcagtttaattataattgaagaaaaaaatatattgaattgatTTGAGTCACTTCTATcacaagaattttttttattctcgcCCTTTAaggttaattatttattttcatggttgctatattaattgtttttggttttgCTGACATATTTAACATTACAATTCTTATTAGAGCggttttatcttcaaattttaaatgatttagctttatttttaataaagttaatcTCATTGCCGAAATTATTTTGTGTGTGTGACAAGATTCCCCACTTTCCAATGTTCTTTTATGATTCCCTTCCCGACCAACATAGCTACCAATAAAATTCTTCAcactgttattttatttattaccaTGGCACAGTTTATTATGTAATTACCAATATTTCAGTTTTCGAGATTGAGCTTTCATTTCCTGCTCTGACGGCCCACAGTTTATTATTACCGGTGAAGAGCAGGCTAGAATTTAATCTCCCAAGAATCAACTCTGACATTTGCATGGTAGATAAATGGCGGAATCTCTTTtctgatataaaaaaatactttagtCTATGATCTTTATTCATGATCTCATGCAGATATTGAATAGATAGACTTAGGCATAACACGCGGGTTCAGTTGTCGATACGAGGTGAGCTAGTGTGTTTTGGTCGCATTAAATCAAAGACAGTAAGGTTCAGTTCAGGCATGCCACGTAAATTCGTTTCATTCAATTAGGGTTTCATTTCGTCCTTATCTCTTTCTGCACATGCACGGACCACCACCGTTTTGCTACCCAACCAGCTCTCTCTCCGTCACAACCGACCATTCTACCCAACCAGCTTCCTCTCCGTCACCACCACCGACAAGCTACCCAACCAGCTCTCTCCGTCATCACCGCCCATGCTACCCAACCAGCTCCCTCTCCGTCACCAACCGACCCTGCACCCAACCAGCTCCCACTCTCCACCGCCACCGATTTCCTACCCAACCAGCTCCCTCTTCGTCACTGTCATCGCTATTTTTCAGAAAACTCCATAGTGAAACATGTGATAATTTATTACAGTAACAGGGATAAGGACAAGTCATTCGAATTTCAACTTAGAGTATATGATTATtgcaatattttataatttaagatagACGTTTTCTTTTTGTAGTTGTTTGTTTTCATTATTCTTATGCTTGGAAATTGGAATAATTTGGTTTCATTGGATGTCTTAAGAATCTGATTTTTCTTTAAGACGAGTAATGTGGAAGAATGCAGATTATAATCTACATGAATATTATAGAAATTTTGTAACgaaatatgttaatatttcGGGAAAAAAGTAAGATACAGTTTTAAATAAGATTCTGAATTATAAGAATAAGAAAagtttatttgtaaaatatatattaataaaaatataagccttaaaactttatattaaaataaaaagcacaaaaactctttaaaaaaaataatgtaacatAATAAAACCCGTCaaaaattaaactaacatttcatAATATAGATTTTATACATATTAGTCTTTTACATCAGTAGAGACACGAGAGTTTATTAgatttcaattcttttaaactaaaaataaattaaataatatgacatttttaaatcaaaataaagaataaaatcaacATATTACATGTGCATTTTTAGATTGACAATAATATCCATAATTAACTAACAATAAATAACTTGAAAGGtaatgatttaaatatttaaacaataatattaagaaaaagtCAGAATTATAcctatcatttaattttttttttaatgacgATTTGTACTTTTAGTAACAGCtaattttgtattattgtaTTGAGGTGTACTTATCTGaagtaagaaaataaatataataatcacTTGTACATTACTgaaattattatcataaaatctAAGAAAGAAATGCATACCAAAAgtatatatttgtgtttataACTCACAACACACACTATTTTGAGAACAAAAAATATACGCCAAACAATCAATGCATAATACTTAACTTTGCTAAAATATCCATCTTCAGCATGAGATATATAGATAACATCTTTTAAATGTAGCTAATGAGTTTTTAGTGATGAAAACTTTATAATCCCATCAACACTTAATGAATCAACAAACAAATGTTTCATAAAACAAactattttcaataaatatgtataaaacaataacataaaactttcaaaactagtcacaaaaatacatatttaaaatacaaaaattaatatttaaaaattaatttcagcATAATAATCATCTTCAAAAGATTAATCAATCGactaataataagataaaaattaaatatttatataaataattgaaatatataaactCTAAACCTTATGTTAAACTGACTCAAGTTAACCTTAAATTGAGTTAAGTTAAGCCCATTTCAGATCCAATCAAGTTAAATCTACATTAAATTGGTAAAGTTATGTTTGTGATAGGTCCAATAAACCAAGTCATATCAAATTGAGTTTAGTCATACCCATATTGGGTTGAGTCTAATTGGACCCATATTATATTGAGTTGATTTGACCCACCTTAGGTTGAGTTGTGTTGTATATACCTAGAGTTTAGTCGAGCAAATTAAACCTTTAGTCAGATTGAATTGAGTCAGGTTAACATCAGACCGAGTTAATTCAAACCCACATCGAGTCAATGTAATGCAAAATTCAAATTGTGTTACACTAATTTAGATTGAAATAGGATCGACCAAGTTTGAATCCACGTAATACCATATCAAATTAGATCGAATCCAAGTTTGATTAGGTTATTATagtaaacaaaattcaattagattatataattttcctttaaattataaatagtaaaaaatataataataaatttacagTTGATGTACAACATTTGGAGATcgatttgaaaattaaatatttaggaGTCAATTAAAGTTTTGTAGTAATATGAAACTCTTACATATTTTTAacaacaatttatatatatatatatatatatatatatatatatatatatatatatatatatatatatatatatatatatatatatatatatatatatatattacttggGATGCTTTAATTCTTGTAGAAAAGATATTAACAATAAAAGCTCACACtacaacattaataaaaatggAGGGAGTCCGACAAAGATTAACAAATccatataataatcaataattcaTAACCTATTATAGTTATTGTCTTAGTTAAATGTTTAGATGTATAGTAACTATTTTGATCTAGTAGTTATCGTTAATAGGTTATTCATAACCTATTAACCTTTGACACATAAAATCAATAGATATCGTTAATACATGGGTTGTCAAGGCAACACCTTTTTCTCTAAGTGTTTGATTCATGATTCTATTAAATCATTCCCATGTCTTAtccattcctttttttttcatgttataaatagtaaaaaaataaaaatatgcatTCCAACTATTGTGATCTACCTCTACCCTTAACCTATGAATAACTACACAAGTTTAAAGTtcaaattatgataaatattgcACTACATACTAGTAGTGTTACTGAATCTCTTTATGTACTCATCCAATAACATTTCTCATTAACCTAAACATGGTTGTTCTATAACATGCATGGTTATTTTTTGTTCACCATATATAATCATGATTATTATAGTGTTTATACATCCCAATGAACATTGGTACCACTCTAAACAGAGGAATGTAGCATAAGGAAAATTGTGTATTGACCATAGACTTTTAATTAGGCTATGCAAAATACTTTTTGGACATCTAGCTTTCTTTAGTTAAAGATCATCTTATTTCTTTGTCTCCATATGCTTCAAATGATTGATATCCAAATTATTCTCTaagtcatatttttttttatttcatttcaaatagGTGAAAGTGTtaaaaatgatgcttagattgATTATGGTGTATTGTGTTCACACCAACCCATCCATCACATATGTTCCAAACTTTATGAGTTCTTTTACAATGTTTAcaagatttttctttattattaattacataacaaacatgtaatgttaattattccTACCACCCTACTAGTTACCCTTGTGCTTATTGGTAACTTATCTAGCAATAGCCTTCACGTGAAATGTTGTGCAATTGGTAAAGCTTTTATTCTCTAAAAGGTAGTTAACATATTAATGTCCTCCACACTATaatatttttgcatttttatatATGCATATTTAACTGTGTACACTCctgtatattttttctttccaaactCATGCATCCTCAAATTTCTTATCAAATGACACGCTTGGTACctcttataataatatttgttattggattatttttaattcaaatttctcTCTATCCATGCCAAACACCATTTCCTCCCATCACTATTCAACGTTCCTGATTACtcaattgttttttctttatcttttgaAATCTCATATAACCCATGAAATTTATTGCATAGTGGTATTTCACCCAACCATTTATCCTCGCAAAAATTTATCCTATTACCTAATCCAACTTTCCACACAACATTACTATCAACCCAATTCTCTTTATACCCTTCCTCGCACACCTTACACAAAACTCTCCACCTCCAAGATTCATATCTTATGTTTCAATTACCATTTAGGGTTTTCCAAAAGTCATACTCAGACTTTAAACCATCATTCCACAACCTTTGTTTTTCCATTCTTAGTTTCCATTTTCATTTAGTTATTAAGGCTATATTAAACTCTTTTATATCTTTGATCCCTATTCCTCCCTCTTCCTCTGGTTGTACAATTTTTCCTACTCCATCCGTCCAATTTTTCTACCCTTTGTTTCCCAACTCCATTaaaagtttgtttatatttttcttatttgtttgcATGCATCGATTGAGgctttaaagaaagaaaaataacaaaaagggAGTATTGTAATAACAGATTTAATAATGAGACATATTCTACGTGTGAAGGAGAAAAGCATACCCTTCCACTTTTCTAATTTactcttaattttattcaatgCACTTTACCAACATTGTTCCCTCAGATTTTCCCCAACAGTATACATAAGTATTTAAATGGAACTTTGTTATGATTGGGGTTCAAGGTAATTGGAAACCTTTCTAATACATCATTCTCTACCCAAAAGCCCTACCTATCTTAATTTTGTGAAGATTAAACCTTAAACCCGATACTAGCTCAAAACACCtcaatatgttttttataaacCAAAATGTTTTGTTGTTTAACCTCAAATACAAACAATGTATCATCAACAAATTGTAACATGCTCACCTCAACTTCCTTTTCCCCcactttcattctttcatatatttttttagatgttTGTCTTATCTTGTGAAGGTTGAACCTTAAACTCGATACTAGCTCAAAACACCTCACTATGTTTTttataaaccaaaatattttgttgtttaaccTAAAATACAAACAATGTATCATCAACAAATTATAACATGCTCACCTCAACTTCCTTTTCCCCtactttcattctttcataTCTTTTTTTAGATGTTTGTCCTATCTTGTGAAGGTTGAACCTTAAACCCAATACTAGCTCAAAACACCTCGGtatgttttttataaacaaaaatattttgttgtttaaccTCAAATACAAACAATGTATCATCAACAAATTGTAACATGCTCACCTCAACTTCCTTTTCCTCcactttcattctttcataaattttttagatGTTTGTTTTATCACACAATCCGTATGCTACTGTCAAGAACAAAATTTATGTTGGGCCTCCTTGTCTCAAGCCTCTTGTAGATTTAggaacaaaaaatatattggGCCTCCTTGTCTCAAGTCTATTGTAGATTTAAATTATGGGTGTTTCACCCTACACCCAAGTCAGACGTCCATTAACCAAGACTAAAATTGTAGAATATTCTAGACATCCTTTTATCCATTAAATCCATTTAGAGCTAAAACCTAATATGTTCATTATATAGTACAATAATTCTCAGTAAGTCATTAAATCATAAGTTTTTTCATATATCTTTAATACtaattcctttttctttttcctcttaaTTTATTCCACCTCATTAGCCACGAGTATGTTGTTAAATGATCCTATTCCCTAAATGAATGTTGTTTGAGATTTATAATGAGAAAGCACTTTCTTATCGTATTTGATGACACTTTGGATATTATCTTATATACACAACCTATTGAAAAAATTGATCTATATTCATTTAGACTAGAGTTATGAAGGAAATATTACAACCTTTTGGTATGCTCCCTGtgctataaaataaaaattagtgaGGGCTCTACCATCACATTTTATAGTATCCCAAATgtgatttaacaaaattaaaattaaacccATTAGGTCTTGGACTATTTGTACTTTCACACTGTTATACTGTATCTttgacatttttaatatatgaccatagttaaattatttaagatttaattaaaatattataatcaagTAAAAATTCACTTTAGCATTCATCCTAGTGTATTAAGTGAAAATTTTGaggtttaatttttcttaatccACTCATTTggtcaacaaataaaaaataataattttgaaatgagTTCAAATAGTTTCATATATCGTCATAATCAAATAGTCactttttagaaaaaaacaaacattttatatttaattcaaactatgaaatttattgtttaactactaattttatttattcacacTGAATTATCAATTCACGCTAAGTTTTGTGACAAATAAATATGAGTTATATAATCAATAAGTCAGTCAATTTATTCATTCACATGTTGAAGAAAGACACTTCCTTACtcatataacaaaaaattaactcatttatattttcttaaaacacTGTCAATTGGAACTTTccttaatttataatatatttgtgtgAAGAATGAGTACTTATTAAGACTTTTCACTCATGTCAGGAATAATAACaaacatgttatttttaatttttttcaataacttcTTTAACCATGGAAAATATAATcaatgattaaaatttaatactaGTTTGTTAAGAAGTAAAAACTCTAATCAATTAGAGATATAAGTAACAATTTTTGTATTTGAATGCATACAAATGGTTTCACAGTAATttgagtataaaaataatatatatatatatatatatatatatatatatatataaaattatagtatttttacaaattataaatattaatttatttattaaacaaaatcgGTAAGTATTAGTGAAGTGTACATTTTTGttcaaagtatatattttttatttatattaaaatttatgatgattattatataaaaaattataatgattattatattaaaatttatgatgatTAGTACTTCGAATAAAGGAGCAAGTACCGAAGCCCTGTCCACTAGTAACATTTTAAGTCAAACCTGAAATAAAAAGGTACAGTACGTGCGGGGAGTGCGGCGGTGTGGACCAAAACCATTGCGCCACGCCACACTTCGAAAAGGTTATCAAACCGCTAAAATGTATAATTACTAAATCAAAAGATTGTTAGGATTTCCACCAAAGTCTATtgagagagaaagggaaaagaaaagacCCACTCACTCTTACTGGTCCAAAGGGGAGGAACAGAACCCAATGAATTTGATGGGCTATGGCGGGTTTTAGGGCTGTGAGCCCCGTGGGCCCTCCATGGAAATGCCTGCCAGAAGATCCAGCAGCTACTCCCTCCTCAACCAAGCGCCAGATGACAACTTAACTGCTCCGTTGTTCGACTCTTCAGTGTTCGACTCTTCCTCCGGCGACGGTAAAAACAACAGGAGCAAGTTGGAGAGAGTATCCGATTGGGACTCTGTCGTGGATCACAGGCAGGGGAACAGGATCGGGAATTTGTACTCCTCTTTCGGGTTCGGGATGCAGCG
This sequence is a window from Vigna angularis cultivar LongXiaoDou No.4 chromosome 2, ASM1680809v1, whole genome shotgun sequence. Protein-coding genes within it:
- the LOC108322433 gene encoding DNA glycosylase/AP lyase ROS1 isoform X2; the protein is MENARKVEEQAAQVPVVPTIATTPFMPIIPTPVPIWTPEMANQFYSHSNGIPAGFDLPPFPEISNWPNHRLEPSPFAHHNAANRVQISFDSFPSSSNGIGIPQLLTQPDLPLAYSAVTNEGQFVPPYNSQFIPTTYTSFHHHQLLGVEQPFLNTIHNQYTELPGPSYFDYCSKTFAEIAPHQDDVIAAETRKDAATPMTIEERNREGEDKNNASTMCYNPHNKINGPTTKVAAVPAAKEDIRRNFDLNKTPQAKQPKRRKHRAKVVKEGQPKRTIKKAAAETAQSKENQADKRKARKGLNTTSPQTEVTGEWTSGPKSTVQTCKRSLRFGSKEQAIDDPGRRENMLFANASSSRNWVADHNGLQECPNNSIGRDAWSAGCGLQAVGSKRKQPGIEQADNTSINMLGAQYNDMKAYCLNYGVQFPNVHKKRRSVKGRTSEAPRKSSVTATKDVQLATFLQDARSHSYMSSPKCWASGSDYTAAGVPVLITATEGAIQDKHQPLENTLSLEQKRPTKRRSRASTRTDVGLAHTAKQTCSSDRRTFGGAEGPQTCIDALIADLGASLTKKKRTGSVSYASSCKRQDNTLACVDEGKEIVDKNVDALTEQFIFLNINREACDSHGQYMHEHESHGAIVPYKPKKRSIRAKVDLDEETNKVWALLLEDINNSGIDGSDAEKTIWWEQERKVYRGRAEAFIAKMHQIQGDRGFSMWKGSVVDSVVGVFLTQNVSDHLSSSAFMALAARFPLKSTSTCHKESTSSDKESTDESDSKKVESNNEHSPVESGTNAMTEEGQNSLCQGSIREGLHNIISSQLAGVVSQTSGDFPIDQNPEKVGSFSDSISEIEDLPSTAQFNIYYNRTSFRELLEMASSTMLHDVNGQRSKSTESFTGKSNQFIDLNHDNQIGNLEKSDAIPYTSETPATKEYTSEVTRNSGANCCDPLTIESDSKAAVANSQEQTQEPKQKEREKDVVNPNHEKRKGEGKKKSASVKPKSKKEEKKNFDWDSLRVQAQAQAGKREKTEKTMDSVDWDAVRRADVSEISKTIKERGMNNMLAERIQNFLNLLVDKHKGIDLEWLRDVPPDQAKEFLLSIRGLGLKSVECIRLLTLHHLAFPVDTNVGRIVVRLGWVPIQPLPESLQLHVLELYPVLDAVQKYLWPRLCKLDQRTLYELHYQLITFGKVFCTKSKPNCNACPMRGECRHFASAFASARLALPGPEEERMPNTSGNNATERKASQVINQTTLLFHENPIEGALQQNKNVHAIVEMPASPDPERSKFSQGDIEDAFKKDSFEIPDIKVDMTKFALSIQNYVQQNMELQEGEMSKALVALNPDVACIPTPKLKNVSKLRTEHYVYELPDSHPLLKGWQTREPDDPGKYLLAIWTPGETADSIQPPERKCSSQDSGQLCKENECYECNSFREVNSKIVRGTILIPCRTAMRGSFPLNGTYFQVNEVFADNESSLNPISVPRSWIWNLGRRTVYFGTSVSSIFKGLSTQDIQQCFWRGYVCVRGFDRERRAPRPLLARLHFTASRTPKTPKTPKTPKTPKTPKTPKKKGNTEKMLKQQSDLNKTKNQPELFSSIQETSEAPRQ